Genomic DNA from Lactuca sativa cultivar Salinas chromosome 8, Lsat_Salinas_v11, whole genome shotgun sequence:
aaattcacttgggaacgtgaggatcagatgaaactaaaataccctcaccttttcgcttagttatttgtaacttcttatttgcttaaattctaatttcgggacgaaattccttctaacggggggatgatgtgacaacccgaaatttccattctgtacaaactatatcacttcaatagaagttatagcagtcacagttgaTTTTCAGACGTTtcacgtaagtttgagtaattcagggtttatacttcaggaaatatcaggagagtgggtgcactagggttttgtgcaacactgttattccaacactctattacattagagttcatttcaggaataaaaatattttctgccaaaatatctcaggactataaatagaattctgaactaaattcattcattattcgcatttccaactagagaaaagccattttctctctcacggatcttcgggtttttataccaaaatgtgagtaactctttctagtagtgttagaatgcttattagatgcttataacatgatttagatggctaaatcattagatctaggagtttactccccaaggtgttcttgggcggtaaactcccgaaacgaagccaaaaccgacactTGTGTTATGATAAAGCCTtagactcttatgtatgcatgttagggacaagaaagcaaaccaaaatccacccaagtttgggagtttacggccctagattatcataggccgtaaactccaaattcaaacactaaatggtacttttaaggctcctaaagccttagacaattacctagacttgttcccattgaATCTAGGgcattaaacacatcaaagaacacaaacaaaggagagtttacggcccaagtgtatcttaggccgtaaactccatataaatggacATAAGGGGTGTTTTTAtaacacctaaagccctagacctttacaagaaattgttaccCACTTAATTGAGGGAccaaaccacatcaaaatcacttaacaaagtgagtttacggccaagacatggttcttgggccgtaaactcctaaaaggggcaccaaggtgtgcctaatgccttcatatacttggaataaaagtctagaacctataccacaagtgcaagggacttgaaagcatcaaaaacacaccatacttagagtttacggccgtaaactctaaggggattagcctcagggccgtaaactcctaaatggagtgtttctacaccttaaacccttccaaggacttagccaccaagttagaataattctagaaagcatttgggacttcaaaacacaccaaacacacatgtttgggagtttacggccgtaaactcaagagtttacaaccgtaaactccatgtgtgttggtataagaggagtaaactcttatatgggatcctttggaaccctaaacacaagtactttgtcccacattagcttagatgcaatccttagggcctataacacttatataaagtgtttatttgtGTCTAGGATATCTTAACATTATCatttagtgatttaagactaattgaatgcatatatgtgtgattatatgttcattaggatcgtagtgtgtgtacaagtcctcgcttgacacctagcaatcctataccgttcagttcattccaatcaccaactacaggtgagttcatacccctaatcaatgttttaaatgattttaaatgatttagtgggggggaatacaagtagaaacaaacatgttattaaatcattgatatgtattttagaactgtgtttgtcatttaacagatttcacatactacaaaatgtgatgcatgaaatggtttcaaatcttaaaaacacattgttatcaaaagttttacctttgaaatgtatattaaaatgacCTCGGGTTATTGTTAATCATAGTTCAAAacacataagatgtcttacaaaaccattttacattcttgaactaaactatgcatatacacttatattcttatatatgtattgatgttatagtttgcatctttcatttagtttcccacacccttgagtagtaagagtgtgtaaacttacatgatcaactagttagattacagtaaattatcatagggataatttgaagataacaaaacattattcctattacaaggaatcacacaagagtcagttcattcatgagtctttactagtaccttacctgatacatgagtacctttacatatgtttacctgatacatgagtacctttacatatgtttacctgatacatgaagacattacatgagtacctttacgttgatacctttacctgtgtatacttatttgaatatttgtatCATGAATTAcgaggataatttattagtaccttctgtgtaaattatcttgcatatccccagtacctcgggatatctagaataGGACtctatccccagtacctcgggatatatggacgggactaacaattctggaacccatctgttagcaacagtgggtaatgaacatctacggatgcctatggttattacttatactaggagtacctttacagggactaacccttccttccacctgctgctgctacagaggacaattggacaatcttcggatgttcattaggttatataggtcGTGTTAACCCTAGTACCTTGGGATAGCAGTTACCTAGGTTGTgctggtcctagtacccagtgacaacacttacagtagtacatgtTCCTGGTTactttattttgttatactttcacataaacgatgagttagactaagtacttcggtactaaacaattaaaggaaaactatcattttacaaacaaaacattcgggtcttggtagaagactacatctcaaactgatagaaaataaaggattttctagggtttttcatacttacatcaacattttcatttaacaatTTACAtagccttcataacagattttcacaaacaaggcaatgacacttatatacttatgaattcaccagctttaaagctgatactcgctttcaaaataacttgtattctcaggtcatcagtagacaggtacggaggccaggttttgagaagatggagcagacaagtctcgtcttttattttgattgtatatttttggtgtcttactacaatgaaagaacacacatgtattaaaactttacttataatgcaatggatgatgttgttgcttgtttattatattacactgttgtgatactgtacatgacgtcctccacccctgaacgtttccgccgttcgtggttttggggtgtgacatagacTATCGAGGCTATGAAGTGATAGTTAAGAACTTTTTGAGAGTTTTAACAGGTCGCCATGAAAATGTTGTTCCAAGATCCAAACGACTTTTAAGTGATGAAGGAAGCCATATACTGCTATACATGGCAGGATATGGAGGAGATGAGTTTCTTAAATTTCAAGACTTTGATGAACTTCAGAGTAATGATTTGGATGATGCAGTCAAACAGATGAAAGAAAAGCGTTGGTCAGAACCCATTTTTAATGATATCTCATCTGTCATTGGTTGTGGAATTATGACTTACTTGTTCTCTTATGTGTTCATGTTTTTATGTTCAAGGAACTATTGATTATGGTAGATACATGTCAAGCTGCTACCCTCTTTTCCCAGGTCTGGATCCTTTTCTTACCTAAAGCATTGAAATAATGGAAACATAAATTTATTGAGAATTCTAAAATAATGTggatattttctttattttcagcTCCATTCACCTGGTGTTTTGGCTATTGGGAGCAGCATGAAAGGGGAAAAATCATATTCACATCACTTAGATTCTGATGTGAGTATTATATGGATTCTATCAACTTCAAAATTTTGTAATTTGATATAGAGGAATACTCCACGATTTCTTTTGCGTCTCTTGCTAATTCTGTAGAGATTATTGTGATACATATAGGTTGGTGTCTCTGTTGTGGATCGATTCACATTTTATACGTTAACTTTCTTTGAGAGGCTCAATATGTATGACAATGCATCATTAATCAGGTATAAAAAAATGTTGCATTTTGAAAAACCTGTTAAAGCATTCTCGCCCTATTTGACTTCATTTTTCTTTGTTATTTTGCAGTCTGTTTGGCTCATTTAATCCAAATTTATTATTTTCAACTGCATATTATCGAACAGATTTATACCAACAAGAATTGGAGAAGGTATGTCACTTGTAGATATATGCCATTTTTTATCACATTTCACCCTTCCTAAAAAGGGAATTACTGTTTTTTAAGGTCTAGGCATTCATACCACTGTTTCTTTCTAGACTAAATTACAAAAGTAGTCCCTGTGGTATATTGGTTTCTATAGATATGTTGTATTACTTTCATCTGTAGTTTGATACATGTCATTTATAATAGtgtgatttgttttttttttcttgaacagCATGTTAGCGGCTTATTATTCTTGAAGTTGATTGTATGGAACTATAGATTATGGTGCTCTCCTTTATCATTGTGGATTTTACAAGGAATCCTTGAAATACCTACACTTATATCAGGATTCATAGGTATATCGTACACCACCATATCAAATTGCTACAAAACCCATTATATTTTCCCTCttctttccccccccccccccccccccccccccccaaaaaaaaaaaaaaatcttgtcaTTTGTTGACTTTTCCATGAAAGCCACTTGAGATTTTAAATAATAGCTTTTCTAGAAAGTTCATAAATCTCAAACAACTTTCATTGAAAAATCTATGGAAAGTAAACAATTTATTTAAAGCCTTTTATAGAAAGTTACCAAATCTCAAATGGCGTCATATCATAGAAAACATTTAATTAATCTTTAAGTTTTTTCTGTTCCATCATTGATTTCTGATTCGGTGACCAATAAACTAATCCATTAGTATAATATATAaatgaaaatataattttattgaagtattttggttgcaaactttacatatgaattacatgtgattcacatgtaagtcacatgtaatttacatatgagtcacatgtaaatcacaagtgaatcacatatgaattatatgtgattcacatgtaatttttATGTGATGTAAATCAcgagtgaatcacatatgaattacatgtgattcacatgcactactagaaaaacagcctttcaCGACGCCCAAACcatgacactcattgatttatgttacgcaaaagagagcgACGTTAAAAAAGTgtaatctcttcaaaaaattatgTATTTAGGTCACGCAtcattgcgtgcccttaaattagtgtctcatgtaaaaatataaaaaacacggagggcacttgtgcgtcctctgtgaatgtcactttatatttttttaagaaacgcgcgtctccgagggaaaatgaaatcccaaattttttaaacccccttcttcttcttcctcatctccaCCCCTCACCTACATCCACTGCCTCCAATCGCCGTTGCCTCTTCTAGCCTCAAACTGCAGTGATGCACCTTCTTTCTCGAAGAATGCTTCATTTACCACCATCGTTCGATTATGTGAGCCCAAGGAATTGACGGAGACGAAGAGATTGTGGATCAATCGCTTCACATCATGCTTAAGGTTAAGGGTTTGAGATTTCTTCCAAATCGACCCTCACACTAAATGGTTTGATCTCCTCTTTTTTTTTTACCTTGTTCCCTCTATTGATGCCTCCACCTTCTACAATCGATGTTGATCTTTTAATTAGCAACAAGAAGCCCTAGGGCCTCCGCCTTCACCCACCTCCAGCGCCTCCTACATTTATTCATTCAATCTCATCCCTCTCTCTactcctctctttctctctatctcCCTCTAACCTAAAAGTTTCAAAATGGGAAAAAGCTCCTTCATCTTATCCTTAAACTTATCCCCCTCAGCCAACTGATTTGTATATAACCACACAATCACCTCATCAATCGCATCCTCAATATTCTTATCAACCGGAGTCAACTTCTCACCAAGCTTCTCATCTTTCGCTGTGTTCCTCATGTTATATGTATAATTCTCTAAAGCATTCTTCACCTCCAACTTCTTCTTGGGCTCCTCATCTCTAGACTCATACTTCCCAACTTCCTGAAGCATCTTCTCAATCTTATCCTTTAAAGGTCTTCCCTTGTCATTAGTAATTGTAATATTGTTCTTTTACCCTGTACCTTGCAATATTATCTTTCAAGAAGACCCTTCACATGCTTTCCCAAATTGGAACGATAGCAGATGTAAGTTTGGACACGAAAAGTCGCCGCCGTCCCCCTTCCATCGGTACTACTTCATTTTTTCATCTTGCGCTGTGTTCCTCATGATTGATTAGTTTTTGTTAGAAAATGTCATTTGGTTTCCTTTCCTGTATTTATTTCTCAATTTTTTTGGGTCTGTGAGAATTGAAAGGCCATGTATTCTGATCAACATAATGTGCACATTATGTGTTTGTTAAAATGTCTAAACCAAATTTTAAGCTTTAGTAGACCACTTAACGTATCGCATCAGCCATGATACATTTTAAGCTTTAGTGCACATTATATGTTATGGCGTTTACAAATTTTTATAAACTTTTACAATTGTAGTTGTATATTGAAGAATTTGACAAATTTCAGTTGCTTGTGCCTTTTTCTTAACTTTCTTGTTTACTGGACATATTATTGCATTAAGGGTCTTATCTGTTCTAATTATCCTTTTCTTTTTGTAGATTAAGGCACTGAAAAAGGATGTTGTGAAgctatttgaaaatttagataAATATGGTTAGTGCATGAATTATATTCTAACATGGGAgatatcattattttttatacATGCTTCTTGTTTTTATACAATTTTGTAGATGATGGGGCCAATTTCTTTGATGATCAACATCAAGGTCCTGTTTCAGCCACCTCATCAGTTGTTCGTGGGCTGACAACTTTCGCTTCCGCTTCCGGAAGTTTTAATATATGACACAATCTTATTATGTTTCTATACACCACTTGTATTTCCTATGctcataattttaaattttataattctTTTTATTTGATATTTGCAGATACTAGGGGACAAGATATTGGGTTTGGCAAGATTTTTTCTTGGGATTGGAATCCCTGGCAATAGCAAGGATTTATATCACCAAATTGATGCTTTAGACTGCTTAGATCAAAACAAGCAACTGAATAACATTCTCTCTTAAGTCTTAACACATTTATTCTTGAATCTATTgacatttttgttttttatttttcgttTAGGGAATTAGTTCCTCTCATTTTATCACTTCCAGCTAGTGTCCTTTCATTTACCAGCCAAGACAAACTTAAGGTGTGTTGATTCATTTGGTGACCTATTTCATTACATTTCATGTTCCAATTTTCCCATCACAAGGGGGTTCTGGTTCATCTTCAAATCGTTACAATTCTGCTAAGGAGATTGATCACCTTGAGCTTTCTGATATTCATGCAGTcatgagattttttttttaaaagtgttTAAAGCTGATTCTTGGTGTATGTGAACAGACTTGTGCAGGTGTTGTTGTGCTTACTAACCTTGTATTTTGGTGCCTATTTTGTCCCTTGCCCCTTTTCTTTCATTGGGATTTGGGAATACAATACCAACCTCTCACACTCTTCAAAAGAGATTAAAATCTCCTCCTTTTTCCTTTTGTTTCCTGTAATTAATTATCATTCTCTTTTTATTGTTTTCTGGCTCATAACAAATATATCTGTACATTATGATTCATTCGGAACTATTGTTGTTGGCATTCTGAGTCTGAGTTAGTTTGGCTATAAATAAATCTCTGTTGTGATTGTAGTTGATTGGTTGCATGCACTCCCTGAATGTTGTTTTTCTCCTCCTGGATTCTGTTCTCAACAGCCTACTAAGTGATTGGATCGCATTCACCAATTGTTTATTCACTATATTAATGATCCTAATAAGTGTCGAGTTGATGCCATTATCTCACTGTTTGTCTTTTTCTTGTGCCCCTTGTAGCAATTTACTTGGCACGGGTTAACATACTTTGTCTTGTGGAGCTCAGCTTATATAATTTTCCAGTGGGTTATGCCTGCTTGCTGCTTTACATGGTGATTTCCACTTACCAGAACCCACTTCTTTTGTCATTTATCAATTATTTACTATAAAATTTCCAAGGATTGAAGTTTGAGAGGCTATTATTGCAGGTGGCCTTATCCCTTCCTGGAAATTGCTACTCCATGGGCTCCCATGTGGTATGTTGCATTGCATccaatgaaatatatatatatatatatatatatatatatatatatatatatatatatatatatatatatatatatatatatatatatatgaatgtataTTTCTATCGGGGGTAGATATGACTTTTCACATCCTGCAGGTACTTTGGCATCGCTTTAGTTCACCTTCCATGTTACGGACTATATGTTTGGCTTGTGAAAGTGAAAGCATCGATGCTGTCAAAAATGTTTCCGCAAGCATTTATAGTCCAACGTGTGGTTTTCGTTTACAATCTACTAAGGAGAAAGATCACACAACTCGATGATGCAAAAGGGGTAATCCCGGGAATCTCAAGACGGGCAGATTTATGGTTAGGTACAATCTTGGTGAATAAAGGTGCCCGAGTGAATAGAAAAAGACGGGTCGGACCCGTACCCGGTGTCGATATTGGTAATGTTTTCTTTTTCTGAACAGAGCTCTGTTTAGTGGGATTACATTCTCCAATCATGGCAGGGGTGGTGCCAATAAAGAGATCATTGAGTGAGGGATCAATAGAAATGGTCTGGACAGAATGACTTAATAGCGGTAAGCCTGGTGGGCAAAAAAACTTTCTTCTTTTACTAGGGTATCATCAACAGTTCAGGCAAGTCAACTTTGTCCTTTTTTGTAAAATTTAATATGATTATATAAATTATTTACGAaattcaaaaagaaaaaagacaaaaaaaaagtaTCCAAGCTGTTGACTTTTTTGTTTTATGTAGGCTTAATTTGGTGCTAATGCTATGATTGATGATTGGGAAGAGAATTTGGATATGATTACTACTAAGAAGACCAAAGATGTTGAATTGGTGCTTATTCATCTCAGAGATTGTTTATGGAAGGAAACAAGTAATGTAAGTTCCATAATTCcattaagtaataaaaaaaataaaaaataaaaaagaatattcATGTTTGGTTATGAGGTTGTGAATGTGGACAGATGACAAGTAGTTTACATCATTTTTAAGATGATGGACTCGAGTAATTGGTCATCTGGTAAGCCTAATTAGATGTGATCAAGAGATTGACAATATATCACTTACCTATTGTGAATGTGGTGCAACTGCTCTATTATATTATACACTTTGACATCAACAATTCAGAAACTTTAGGTAAATGTCCCATTGGATATTTAACTTTTGGTATAAGCGGTTTGTTTAACTAATAGGGTATCATGTAACACGATGTCAATTTCACCATGATTTGAGGCTTAATTTGATTAATGTATTGATAAATCTGATTTACAGGGGAATTTACATGTTAGTACTGTATATGGAGGTGAAGAAAGTCTGCAACTTACGTGGCCTAAAATAGTTTCTGAGCATAAATGTCTTGGCTTTGTTGACTCTTTGTTGATTTGTGTATTAATCATGATTTCTCACCATTCTAGTAAAATTGGGAAAAATTAGGAAAAGAACAGTTTAACATAATTACGCCTCTGTTACAGCTATACATACTCTTCATTTAGTGATTTTCTTTCACTTTTTTGGTTTATTATATCATTTAATAGATACTTATTCAGGTATATCTTTTTAGGGATCCTATCTGGCTCGTGAAAACACAATTACAACTTCAAACTCCTCAAAACACTCACGCATATACCGGCTTAGCTGGTACGCTTCCATTCCTTctattaataactaaaaagacGAAATTACCCTTAGTCCTCCACCTCACCATGTGTTGTTTGATCCAAATGACCTCGTTTACATCATCGTAAGATTCATGAACTTATACCCTTATGGCCTTATCTAATTCTAATTGTTTTGATGTGGATTAGGCAAGGAACATATACCAGTGTCCATAGGGCTCTGTGATTAGAAGCCAAGCCAAGTGTGGGAAAATACTTAATGAGCAGAATAACCTCTTTGAAAGTTTGCTTCTTTGAATTATAAGGTGCatttttttatctatttaaatACAATGACAAGTACTACTGAATTTCCTATAAAATATAAGGTCATGCCCTGAGTTAAACTACTTACAAAAAACGATAAAATGGGTgtaaaaattttaataaaaagtaCTAGCAAAGATTTGTGCTCTGTCTTACGCTTTTGATTGAAGAGAAAACTGGAAGTATGCTGGTCCTTTTTAATAATATAAGATATCTTTATATCCGGAAGTAATGGCTTTAAAAAAGGTTTAATCTAGAATCGTAATAGTACAACATTTTTTAGgtaatcattttgaaaaacacatCCACACTCCTGCTTAAAAAGACAACAAGTATTAAACTTTTGTTTGATGACTAATAAAATTTCTTCATTTTCCTCAGATGCACACCTGCTACTTGTTGACTTGCCAGAGCTAAAATCTTTGACCAACAAGTAATTACAAAAGTTGCCTTTTGTTATCTATTAATTCTAgtgcattatttatttatttattttgctttCCTTGATCAATAAACTTTTAATGGTTGTTGAAAGTCATTGGTATAGGTATAGGTATAGAAGTATGATTATTTGTCCTGATTATATTTGGTGTTATTTATGTTTATCTTTGTACATAATATAATTTGTTTAATGACTAATAAAATTTAATAGAGGCAAAGTAATGAATAAATCTTATTTACAAAATGATCCAAAGAATCATTTAGTGTTGTATTGTATTGCATGTTAAGTTACCGATTTGCCATGTGCAGGTTCTGACAGCTTTAGCAACCTCCTTCCATGCCGTACAGCCTCTCAAAGTTCTTGCATTCAGGTTTTTCTTTTAGAAAGGAAATTGTCAAAGGAGATTGTCAAAGGAGAATTTAGTCATGGGTTTCTTTTAATGTTGTAcatgttttgttttctataataaatattatgcaatattagcaatgtgttacatttacttactattggaatgattatttgtatttgacatactagtgcaatgaattatctttattgtttatgatattttattttttattatgagacttttaatttgttatttaatttgaaaattagtaaatctatcaaaaatatataattttaaaaacatttaaaattatgacacgcaaaaatgtgtgtcatcttcatttatgacatggcctttcttgacaggggctttcttgatacgcattgcgtgtcattaacacacgcatcgtaaggttacgacacgcgaatgcgtgtcgtcttcctttaagacagggccttccttgatacgtattgcgtgtcgtaaacgcgcgtcgtaattacgcgtcgtaaatgcgcgtcgtctatagatgacgtgcaaaagcgtgtcgtctctctttatgacagggccttccttgacgcgcatttgcgcgtcgtctgagccttttacgacgcgcaatgagc
This window encodes:
- the LOC111896087 gene encoding uncharacterized protein LOC111896087, yielding MIVRDSDIDLLTQTCGQELRVLKLDLCSGFSTDGLLQIGKRCNNLRIMYLQESLIIEKDGESLHELALRNTAIESLNFYMTNLVKFNLKDLELIKKNYIESYKNLAVALSLFRTVKRLGIPDERIILLLADDMACNSRNKYPAQVFNNENHRLNLYGDNVEVDYRGYEVIVKNFLRVLTGRHENVVPRSKRLLSDEGSHILLYMAGYGGDEFLKFQDFDELQSNDLDDAVKQMKEKRMFKELLIMVDTCQAATLFSQLHSPGVLAIGSSMKGEKSYSHHLDSDVGVSVVDRFTFYTLTFFERLNMYDNASLISLFGSFNPNLLFSTAYYRTDLYQQELEKHVSGLLFLKLIVWNYRLWCSPLSLWILQGILEIPTLISGFIAT